GCTTATAGGCTGAATGACTGAGCTTTAAAGAATGAATTTCTTAGCATGAGCTGAAGGAAGCATCGACTAATTGTGCTAGCATAGGAAATTGAAGGATGGTTGTCATTTTCTTACCTTTGATGTTGTTGGTCATAGTAGAACTATAGCTTCTTTGTCCGATTTCATGATTGCAAGCATCAATGATTGGACAGTTGACGAATTTAATGTGCCACATGCCCAGTTCACCTTAGGCAGCTCGATCAAATTCTGGGTTCACCATCAATCCTGCTTGATTTGGTTGCAAAGGTGTTAGCAGTGATAATTGTCCAATTACCGAGCAGTGGGTATATATTATAGTCTGATTTTTCTAAAAAGAAACTTCAAAATTGATAATAAAAAACTTCCAGTCAAAGTGCTTATTGCTTAGTAGGACCAGAAGAATAAGCGAACCATAGACCTAGCCAGACCATCAAGGAAATGCAGCAGTCGGCCCGTACAAAGTGAAAATATGGCTCATCAGTAACaattccaaaaaaaaaacaccCTACAGTACTTAAGTAGTGAAATTGCATTTATAAATTCCACCTTCAGCCTGAAATTTTGAAAGCCATGGATTATCATCGTTGGTAACCCTAGATATCATTACCCACATAGCAAACAGTGCTAGCAATTTTTACGAACAGATTGCCGATGAATAGTGCATGTTTTCTAAAGAAAAACCATTGTTGAAAGAATTCCTTAGTTATTGGAGTAGTGACAAGCAGAAGTAGCGCTAGCTTTGAAAGACAACAAAAACTAACTCATTACCTTTATTTGGAATATACTCCAAGTTGCATAATCTATCATCTCCTCCTCGAGTTGTGTCTCCGTGATGAGACATTGGTGGCATCGTTATGTTCACCTGATGACCAGCCGAGTGGGATAATATAAATTCAGTTGGTTCGTTGTCATATTTAAATATTCTTTATAATATTGCAGAAATTACAAATCTTACATTTGAATTCGCGACTTTACTTGTGAAAATCTCGATATCCGTTTCGTGATGAGAGCGCCGGCCGCCGGACGCGTGGTGGTCACTTTGGATCATCATGATCAAATGAATTTCAATTTCAAGAATCCCGATTGAAACCCTCGCCACGCAATCCGAGAAAATCGATAATGATGAACCATCAGATGTACTTCTCAGAACACAGATCTAGTGGATACAGATGAAAAAACAGAAGAAAAAAATCGTAGAATTCAGGGGGTACCGTACCAGGGAACGAAGGCGGCCGGGTTTGATCTCGGGTCCACGGGAAAGTAGCCATGGAGCAGCACCGAGACAGGACGGCGAGTACTCGTCGGACGCCGGGGCGCACGGCGGATGTGCTTGAGCTGCCGACGACGACGAGTCAGACATGTGCTATAGGTGCCTAGGTttctgcgcggcggcggcgcatggCAGCATTCCGATTAGCTTGCGCCTCTCTCACGAAGCGGCTGCTAGGTTTCTCACGTGTCATACCTAGTACACGCCGCTGTCGCGTCGATCGGGTCCAAGGAGATGGCTGGGCTAGGAGTTGCCTAGGAGGATCGCTTAGAGCATCCCAGCCAGTTGGGCCGCACGGTATCAGTTGGGCTGCAAAGAAGGCTCGTAGGTTTTCTTTTACCAGATGGGCCAATATGCAAATGCTGAGTAGCTTGGGCAGATTTGGTGGAGTGTTCTGGGCCTAGGTCACCGGGAGGGGCGCTACTATAATACAACAAGTAGTACTTTTGACGAGTTATTAACTCGGTAGCAGTTATTATAATTAGTGTACCATCCCGCCTAAAAAAAGATTCTTGCGAAAGATATTATTGCAGCCAACCTCCCATTTGGATCTACACTACTATTTCCTTACAATTGATTCAACAAATCAGTGCACTTGGTGTCAACATACCGATAGACCAGCTAATGTCGGCAAATCAGAATAAATACATTGGTCTAGCCTATACATTGGTCTAGTATAATACATAGTCTCATACATTGCCACTTCATCTTGAGATGATGTAACAAGCAATACATACAATGGATTGCTTTATAAACTGTCTTATAATAAATACATAATTTCATAATTTATGCATAGAGAAAAAATATTATAACTTGCATGGCAACAACAACTCGTACAATGGTAAAAAAGAATTATCTCATGGTCCTAAATTTTAGGATATAAGACGGTTGTGTCGCAAAATAACTATCtattctctctcctccctctctcttcacCGCTTCATCAAACATTCTACGTGAACTTGCATGAAACGATACCTGAGACCGCTAACCTATAGCGATATATTATCTTCAGGGTGCACTGCGCCGCTTCTCCCCCGATCTCATGTTAACTACCCATCTGACGTAGCATGGATCTCAAGGACGTATATATAGACGCCCACGGGTGGCAAGAAATCGAAATGCTGCCAGCAAAGCGATTGGACACGTGCGCACGTGACGAGCTTGGCCTCTGTGAGAGTGCCGCCAAAACGGGGGCACGGTGCGCGTGGCATGCAGTGCGGCGCGGTTGCCCAGCCGAGCAAGTTACCGTTGCTCACTCTGCTGCTAGTGCCACCCGCGGAGCTACACCTCCGAGGCAGGGACTGCGCAGACTCTAGTGCAGCTGGCTGAATGGCTAGTTCCAAGCTACGATGTTTAACAGGAGGAACAGAACACGCCTCACAACAGGCAGCTCCGCAGCCACCACAGCTACATACCCTTTTGCTTAGCCATTGGAAAAGAAAAACACTTTTGACCCTCGCACGTAACAAGGGGGGTAACTATAAAAGCAATGGCTGCAATGCCTCGAGGTTACGCTAGCATGGCCTTTAAAACTTGATGGAGCCACGCCACCTGAAGCAGCAGTGCCGATTTTAGTACGCAGATCGAGGAGATGAGCCAACCAATCATGGACTAGTTTAGCACCTCTCCCAGTCTCCCAAGAACCATGGATTAATAAGATAACAAAAGCAGAGGCCCCCCTGCTGCTGCCCGCCTGGTGTCCAGCCCGTGCTGAGCGGCGGATTGGTGTCCGCATGGGCGCGGAacacgcgtcggcggcggcggcagcggcagcgacGAAAGGAAGGAGTCACACGCACACACCCACCACGAATCCATGCTAGGTCGATCATAGGACTCGTCCTCATCTTTGTTTTGACAAATCCCCAGGCCCGGCATCACCGAGCCCCCGTATTTGAGCTCGGATTTCAAACTCTTAGAAGAGGATACGTGCGCACGGGGTGGACCGTTCCAGTAGAATTTATTCCCACTTCGATTTTATCTGTTTTACATAAATTAATGTATTGTAGTGTAAAATTGTTTTGCCAGTTCCAGCTATAATAAGCTAAAAGTCGgatgaaaaatatttttttagctTTACCGATTTCAGTTTCGGTGTTGAAATCGTTATAGAAGAGTTCATTCGAAACAACCCTTAAGTTTTAAataaatttatctatattttcATGAGCAGATACATTGCTATATACAGACCACTAACTTCATATATCCTCTCGTGCAGTTTCACGTAGAATTTTTAATAGTTTGTAAAGGAGATATTGAGAGAGGACCCATTCATAAATTAAGGGATGCAATGCTACTGTAACATAAGGAAGAATAATATATTTTACAGATTGATTAGTAAGTCGTACTACCGACTTGCTGTAATTGCTTACCGCTCCTGCTAAGTACTATCATTGCTCTAACCAGCGGTGCTGTTACACGTTATTATGATAAGGTTTCCAGTGAATTCAGATCGCTTGAGACTTTGGCAAGTTATCCGTTGATAAAGATTTCCAGCGAAGGAGTAATTACGCGCAAAcaaagaaaaataaaagaagttgACAGTCCAAtcccaggaccgagacaaaagCTCCTCACTGTTCGTCTCGTCCAGTCAGTTGCTCGCTCACCTCACATACAGGCAAACCAACCTCACTCATCGCCTTTCTTCTTGTTCGCCGTCTTCAATTCCTCCCAAATTCGCCCCGCATTCCCCTTCCGGTGCCTCGTTCCAGCTCGCCGGTTGATCTCCTTCCCCATCCGGGCCTCCCCGGTGCGAAAGCTACCCACCCCGCCTGCTCCCCACGAGACGCGGAGGAAGTGGGCGGGCAGGCAAGCAACAACCGGCGCCGCGCACACGTTCTCCTGCTCCGCGTGCCGTGCGCTTCACCTCCTCCCAGCGGCGCGGATCGAGGGGCAACGGGCCGGATCGGCGGGCCGATGAAGCCCGCCGCCAGGAAGGAcgctggcgccggcgccggagttGCCGCATTCGGCGTCTCGTGCTTCGACATCAAGTCCTTCGTCGCCTCCCTCGCGCTGCTCACGCTCGTCGTGGCGCTCTGGCAGCTCCATCCCTACCAGCCGCTCCTCTCCGCCTCCTCccgctcgtcctcctcctcctgccccctcctcccccgccaTCCCGTCTCAGcatcctcccgcgccgccgccgcattccCCGCCGccaactccgccgccgccagcacAAAGGCGGCCGCTTCGACCGTTCCCGCCGTCGCGGCGACGAAGCCGGCTGCGGCCGTGCTGCCGGCGGCCCGGCCGCGGGACCCCAACAAGCGGGAGCTCCGGCCGTACGGCAGCGCGGCGGCGCTGTTCGTCCAGATGGGCGCGTACCGGGGCGGGCCTCGCACCTTCGCCGTCGTCGGGCTTGCCTCCAAGCCGGCGCACGTCTACGGCACCCCCTACTTCAAGTGCGAGTGGGTGCCCAACCCGGACccgtcgtcgccggcgccgccgcggcccgtACGGACCAAGGCCTACAAGATGCTCCCGGACTGGGGGTACGGCCGCGTCTacaccgtcgtcgtcgtcaacTGCACGTTCCCCACCAACCCCAACGCCGGCAACCGCGGCGGGAAGCTCCTCGTCCACGCCTACTACTCCACCGCCTCCCGACGCTACGAGCGCTTCGTCGCGCTCGAGGAGGCGCCGGGCTCCTACGACGACTCCCGCTTCCGGCCGCCATTCCCCTACGAGTACCTCTACTGCGGCTCCTCGCTCTACGGCAACCTCAGCGCCGCCCGCATGCGGGAGTGGCTCGCCTACCATGCCCATTTCTTCGGCCCCAGTTCGCATTTCGTGCTCCATGACGCCGGCGGCATCAGCGCGGAGGTCCGGGCGGTGCTGGATCCGTGGGTCAGGGCCGGCCGGGTCACCGTCCAGGACATCCGGGCGCAGGCGGAGTATGACGGCTACTACTACAACCAGTTCTTGGTGGTGAACGACTGCCTCCATCGGTACCGACACGCCGCGAATTGGACCTTCTTCTTCGACGTTGACGAGTACATCTACCTCCCCGACGGCCGGACGCTGCAAGAGGTACTCGGGCGGCTGGAGCGCTACACGCAGTTCACAATTGAGCAGAACCCCATGTCTAGCATGCTCTGCGTCGAGGATCCAAACAAGGAATACTCGAGGTGTGCTTTTCTTGCCCAATTGGCCTTTCTTTATGTTGATTGTTGCTGCAATTGTTTATGCTGCCGCTGCTTTTGTGGGAATCTTTCCTAGATTCACGCAATATACAGTATTTCTAATTGTTTTTTCTGGAGAGTGCAATGCATCTCCAGTCATTGTCAATTCGTTACTTATCGGAGCCACTTACAAGGACATGAGTCAACATCTACTAGTTTTTGTTTATGTGTTAGGTTGATTGGGCAGTGTGACTGTTTCGTTCTCACGCAAAGTTGAGGGCAGTTTTACCTGGCCATTCCCCTGGGATGTTTGTTGGGTTCCCTGAATTAAACCAATGCATATGGCAAATAAAATTTCTCTCTAGGATTCCACCACAGAGTTAAATAGTTCCTTTTTGTCGTTTTTAAGTACACACATGTCCAGCAATGGTATCAGTGTATTTCACATAGCCTAGGAATTCTATATACAAGCAGACTAGCTAGTGCTTGTAACCGTGATTACAAATATCGCATTTCTTAAAATTGAGTGTCTGGTTGGAACATTATTTACTGAGGGACGGAAAATACGATAACTGTGAAAAATAATGAAGTTATCACCAAGGCTTAATCTCAGATATGTAAATTGACAACCAATGGGTTTCGGGACTCTGAGTAGCCATACAAGTCACAATCAGGTTCACAGTGTGTAATTCCATAGGTGATTGCTATAGCTTTTAATTTTGCAGTTTAGCTCTTTTATGTTCTCTGTTGGAGTCCTGTTCAGAACACAATTGATTTTGGTCACTGATGATGTGAAATTATTTAGTTTAACATTGTTCAATGCTGCCTCTGTCCTTAAAGTACTTTCTTTCAGCACTTTTGTTTTCTCATTGAAACTCAGGTTCTGGTATGCCTACTAGCAACCGTACAAAATACTTGCACATATTTGATATTTCAGAAATTAATAGTCCACAGCATGTCAGTGATTATATGTGTAAACCCCCGGTACAAAATCGTGCTGTGTGAGATGAACAACAGCAGAGCCAGTCGTAGTGGCTTGTGGAGTCTAGTAATACAGATGGTAGTGTCTTATCTGTTAAATTATCATTGATTCTTGTTCTTCCCATTTAATCTACATTATGTGTAACGGTTCTTTTGTAGAAAGCTAGGTATATCAGGATTTTATATGCTGACTATTTTAAATGACAAGATACATGTCTTATGTATTTCTATTTAGAGGAACATACAAATATTCCTCGAACACCTTTGGCCACTATTTAGGTGGAGTAACAGTCAAGTTGATGGGAATCATTATTTTGCATGAAGGGTCTAGACTTAGAGAAATCATTTTACCAGAATACCACTCTCCCTGCTACGCTAGTCTAGTTGCAGTAGTTATGGGGTTTAAGAAGCCCAGTGTAGGATCGATTCACACATAGATAGGCAATCAGAGGGGTGCAATATATATTTGACAATATTTTTCATATATTCCTCTGCTGTTTCAAACTAGTTGGCTATTATTAGGGTCTGTTTGCGGTTGGTGTGCATTGAAATCTAGTTAGAAGAATGTTTGCCAATTCTAGAGTGGTTTTGTTGTTACTGATCACAATTAATAACTGCTCCCAAAATAGAAATAAATAAGGACTTTCACTGAGCACCTAAATGTTAAATGGAGCCTTTAGGTTGACACAATGTATTACCAGCCCTTTTGGTACTTAGCGGTTTGCATCTTATGGGCAAATCCTCAGTGCATTATTGTCTGACCTTTGTGCTACAGAGTGCTTATTGCCCTTTATTTTGGCTTTTATTTGCTGTGCTTGAAACACTGTCATGCTGACTGTTTCACTACAAAGTTACCACCAATGTCGGATGCTGATTCATTTGATGCCACTGATTATTCAGGGAATGGGGTTTTGAGAAACTCGTCTTCCGTAATTCGATCACTGGAGTCAGGCGAGATCGCAAATATGCAATCCAAGCTCGGAACGCGTACTCCACAGGTGTACACATGTCGCAAAATGTTATTGGAAGGACAAGCCACAAGACGGAAAGCTTGATCCGATACTACCATTATCATAACTCAATCAACGTCATGGGGGAGCCCTGCAGGGTATTTGTGCCAAAACCCACAAATGGGAGCAAGGTAATGTTCGAGGGGATACCATATGTTTACGACGACAACATGAAGCGTCTGGCGGGGGAGATCAAGCCCTTTGAGGCGGCGACAATTGGGTCCACCCATACATAGCATCGGTGCAAGAACACCGCCGGTACATATACAGTTCTATTATTTATGATACCTTGAGCCCATGTGCATGCGCTCCCCATGGTTCCCCTCTTGTGTGCTTTTAGCCCCTATTCCAGCAAATATAGGGAAGGAATCTGATTTAGTGGTTGACCTAGTGTAAAGTTTCGGTTAATATTCTCCTTTCTGTTGGGTGCATTTTCTTACTTCCCCTTCTCTCGTCTTTGTGATGTTGTTTTCCGTATCTCTTTATAGATTTGTGTAGACTGATAGTGTTGGGCTTTATCAGATTCTTCTGAACTCCTATAGGGGGCAGTGTAAAGTGTCTGATTATTTAACTTAATCTCACTGTGTGAATGGATTGGATATGGATGTAACTTTGTTTCTGCCCAAACT
The genomic region above belongs to Panicum hallii strain FIL2 chromosome 4, PHallii_v3.1, whole genome shotgun sequence and contains:
- the LOC112889956 gene encoding galactan beta-1,4-galactosyltransferase GALS1-like — its product is MKPAARKDAGAGAGVAAFGVSCFDIKSFVASLALLTLVVALWQLHPYQPLLSASSRSSSSSCPLLPRHPVSASSRAAAAFPAANSAAASTKAAASTVPAVAATKPAAAVLPAARPRDPNKRELRPYGSAAALFVQMGAYRGGPRTFAVVGLASKPAHVYGTPYFKCEWVPNPDPSSPAPPRPVRTKAYKMLPDWGYGRVYTVVVVNCTFPTNPNAGNRGGKLLVHAYYSTASRRYERFVALEEAPGSYDDSRFRPPFPYEYLYCGSSLYGNLSAARMREWLAYHAHFFGPSSHFVLHDAGGISAEVRAVLDPWVRAGRVTVQDIRAQAEYDGYYYNQFLVVNDCLHRYRHAANWTFFFDVDEYIYLPDGRTLQEVLGRLERYTQFTIEQNPMSSMLCVEDPNKEYSREWGFEKLVFRNSITGVRRDRKYAIQARNAYSTGVHMSQNVIGRTSHKTESLIRYYHYHNSINVMGEPCRVFVPKPTNGSKVMFEGIPYVYDDNMKRLAGEIKPFEAATIGSTHT